In a genomic window of Amycolatopsis japonica:
- a CDS encoding winged helix-turn-helix transcriptional regulator — MFAPGCPSNLTPFRIGDKWAGLVVQCLEEGPRRFSELRVPLRGVTSKVLTETLRALERDGMITRTAYDETPPRVEYELTSLGRTLFEPMEACRKWAAEHLPELVAAREAYPG; from the coding sequence ATGTTCGCGCCCGGCTGCCCGTCGAACCTGACCCCGTTCCGGATCGGCGACAAATGGGCGGGCCTGGTCGTGCAGTGCCTGGAAGAAGGGCCGCGCCGGTTCTCCGAGCTGCGGGTGCCCTTGAGGGGAGTCACGTCGAAGGTGCTCACGGAGACCCTCAGGGCTCTGGAGCGCGACGGAATGATCACGCGGACGGCGTACGACGAGACGCCGCCGCGGGTGGAGTACGAGCTCACCTCGCTCGGCCGGACGTTGTTCGAGCCGATGGAGGCGTGCCGTAAATGGGCGGCGGAGCACCTTCCGGAGCTCGTCGCCGCCCGTGAGGCTTACCCGGGTTAA
- a CDS encoding M20/M25/M40 family metallo-hydrolase, producing the protein MAGLRRREVLAGAVALAGAATIGLNPGTAAAATQQRPGAQFPPSLDFGDYPVIARVRSRRALEHLRVLSDKIGPRIAGTEGELRARDYIAKVLRDLRYQVTLQPFPIADKFLGGLTIGRDSWQTGSSPQGAQDVTREAVVVDAGDGSTLPDDLTGKIVLIAAVANKADAYLTAAQRGADAVLLGRIGADPARKLSAFSPTLATPVTIPVLGLAQVQVERLRERLAKGSVTVKATATHHKNLTSYNVIAERPATFPGKDEGVVMVTAHYDSVPGSPGANDDGSGTVLCLELARVLRYLPTNKTLRFALWGSEEYGLIGSRHYVKNLSDPEAQRIAGCFQNDMVATSWDPAVTYWLLSVDGADNATTAAVNAAAKRLGYDPRVKGPVARGSSDHVPFFERGIASGNFSWRGETGPALLEPTYHTPEDTIKDNVSLERLQVSLELIGSAAYSLLRK; encoded by the coding sequence ATGGCAGGTCTGCGCAGACGTGAGGTGCTCGCGGGCGCGGTGGCACTGGCGGGCGCGGCGACGATCGGGCTGAACCCCGGCACCGCCGCCGCGGCCACGCAACAACGTCCGGGCGCGCAGTTCCCGCCGTCGCTGGACTTCGGGGACTACCCCGTGATCGCGCGCGTGCGGTCGCGGCGGGCGCTGGAGCACCTGCGGGTGCTCAGCGACAAGATCGGCCCCCGGATCGCCGGCACCGAAGGCGAACTGCGGGCCAGGGACTACATCGCGAAGGTGCTTCGCGACCTGCGCTACCAGGTGACGTTGCAGCCGTTCCCGATCGCCGACAAGTTCCTCGGCGGCCTGACGATCGGACGCGACAGCTGGCAGACCGGCTCGTCGCCGCAGGGCGCGCAGGACGTCACCCGTGAGGCCGTCGTCGTCGACGCCGGTGACGGCAGCACCCTGCCCGACGACCTGACCGGCAAGATCGTGCTGATCGCCGCCGTGGCGAACAAGGCCGACGCGTACCTGACGGCGGCGCAGCGCGGAGCGGACGCCGTGCTGCTCGGCCGGATCGGCGCCGACCCGGCCCGCAAGCTGTCCGCCTTCTCCCCGACGCTCGCCACCCCGGTCACCATCCCGGTGCTGGGCCTGGCCCAGGTGCAGGTGGAGCGCCTGCGCGAACGGCTCGCCAAGGGCTCGGTCACGGTCAAGGCGACGGCCACGCACCACAAGAACCTGACGTCGTACAACGTCATCGCCGAGCGGCCCGCCACGTTCCCCGGCAAGGACGAAGGCGTGGTCATGGTGACCGCGCACTACGACAGCGTCCCCGGTTCCCCCGGCGCCAACGACGACGGCAGCGGCACCGTGCTGTGCCTGGAGCTGGCGCGCGTCCTGCGATACCTGCCGACGAACAAGACGCTGCGGTTCGCGCTGTGGGGTTCGGAGGAGTACGGGCTGATCGGCTCGCGGCACTACGTCAAGAACCTGTCCGACCCGGAGGCGCAGCGGATCGCGGGCTGCTTCCAGAACGACATGGTCGCCACCAGCTGGGACCCGGCCGTCACCTACTGGCTGCTTTCGGTCGACGGTGCGGACAACGCCACGACCGCGGCCGTCAACGCCGCCGCCAAGCGGCTCGGCTACGACCCGCGGGTGAAGGGTCCGGTGGCGCGCGGTTCGAGCGACCACGTGCCGTTCTTCGAACGCGGGATCGCTTCGGGCAACTTCAGCTGGCGTGGCGAAACCGGCCCGGCGCTGCTGGAGCCGACCTACCACACGCCGGAAGACACCATCAAGGACAACGTTTCCCTTGAGCGGCTTCAGGTTTCGCTGGAGCTGATCGGTTCCGCCGCGTACAGCCTGCTGCGGAAGTGA
- a CDS encoding 4a-hydroxytetrahydrobiopterin dehydratase, with translation MAEILNDQQADEAVTKLSGWTRDGVTIERTAKLPSFPKAIEAVDKVAELAEAADHHPDIDIRWRTVTFRLSTHSAGGLTEKDFSLASQIDGVLADM, from the coding sequence ATGGCGGAAATCTTGAACGACCAGCAGGCCGACGAAGCCGTGACCAAGCTCTCCGGCTGGACCCGTGACGGCGTGACGATCGAGCGGACGGCGAAGCTGCCGAGCTTCCCGAAGGCCATCGAAGCGGTGGACAAGGTGGCCGAATTGGCGGAGGCGGCCGACCACCATCCCGACATCGACATCCGCTGGCGGACGGTGACGTTCCGGCTCAGCACGCACTCCGCCGGCGGGCTGACGGAGAAGGACTTCTCGCTTGCGTCGCAGATCGACGGGGTACTCGCCGACATGTGA
- a CDS encoding thiamine ABC transporter substrate-binding protein, producing MKRALRTVVAAGTVAALVAGCSLSGNTGNDPQAPATVTLVTHDSWLAPQDVLDAFERQSGIKISVLKQGDAGALTNKLVLTKANPIGDVAYGIDSTFASRALTEGVFEQYTSPEADRGPQRYSVDPGHRLSAVDLGDVCVNIDTRYFVDKGIPEPKSFADLTDAKYKDLMVAESPATSSPGLAFLLGTIAQFGEQGWQGYWTQLKANGLKTVSGWEEAYSKEFSGSSGKGPRPIVVSYASSPAAEIGDDGKPRTKALLDTCYRQVEYTGVLAGGKQVEKARKVVDFLLSQQFQVTVASNMYVYPARQGVELPQGWAQAAPLPQQPKTLEPAKIQAGREQWIAQWRTLLEG from the coding sequence ATGAAACGCGCCCTCCGCACGGTCGTTGCGGCTGGCACGGTGGCCGCCCTCGTCGCGGGCTGCTCGCTCTCCGGGAACACGGGGAACGACCCGCAGGCGCCGGCGACGGTCACGCTCGTGACACACGACTCGTGGCTCGCGCCCCAGGACGTCCTCGACGCGTTCGAGCGGCAGTCCGGGATCAAGATCTCCGTGCTCAAGCAGGGTGACGCGGGCGCGCTGACCAACAAACTGGTGCTCACCAAGGCGAATCCGATCGGTGACGTCGCGTACGGCATCGACTCGACGTTCGCCTCGCGTGCGCTCACCGAGGGCGTTTTCGAGCAGTACACCAGCCCGGAGGCCGATCGCGGCCCGCAGCGCTACTCCGTCGACCCCGGCCACCGGCTCTCCGCGGTCGACCTCGGCGACGTCTGCGTCAACATCGACACCCGGTACTTCGTGGACAAGGGGATCCCGGAGCCGAAGTCGTTCGCGGATCTGACCGACGCCAAGTACAAGGACCTGATGGTCGCCGAGAGCCCCGCGACGTCGTCGCCAGGGCTGGCGTTCCTGCTCGGCACCATCGCCCAGTTCGGCGAGCAGGGCTGGCAGGGGTACTGGACGCAGCTGAAGGCCAACGGGCTCAAGACGGTCAGCGGCTGGGAAGAGGCATACAGCAAGGAGTTCTCCGGCTCCTCGGGCAAGGGCCCGCGCCCGATCGTCGTCTCCTACGCCTCCTCGCCCGCCGCCGAGATCGGCGACGACGGCAAGCCGCGCACGAAGGCGCTGCTGGACACCTGCTACCGCCAGGTCGAGTACACGGGTGTGCTGGCGGGCGGCAAACAGGTCGAGAAGGCCCGCAAGGTCGTGGACTTCCTGCTGTCGCAGCAGTTCCAGGTCACCGTGGCGAGCAACATGTACGTGTACCCGGCCCGTCAGGGTGTCGAGCTCCCGCAGGGCTGGGCGCAGGCCGCGCCCCTGCCGCAGCAGCCGAAGACGCTCGAACCGGCCAAGATCCAGGCCGGGCGCGAGCAGTGGATCGCCCAGTGGCGCACGCTACTCGAAGGCTGA
- a CDS encoding ABC transporter ATP-binding protein gives MSLSVRDLTVHYGSFAAVKDARLDIADGEVLALLGPSGSGKSTLLRAITGLEPLTSGTVRWDGEDLAGVPVHRREFGLVFQDGQLFPHKDVASNIAFGLRMHDVPRAEHADRVRALLELVGLVGYERRRVTELSGGQAQRVALARALAPEPRLLLLDEPLSGLDAGLREQLAIDLAALLRRSKITALLVTHDQEEAFTLADRVAVLEDGEIRQEGAVRRVWRQPVDEGVARFLGVTTFVDGEASGGVVRTPLGEVALPDVEDGAVRLGLRPHGLRVAPDGVEGEVVAVVHRREHVRLVVAPDGDLSTVDAVAPVTADLRPGDTVRLALDPDGVAQLRV, from the coding sequence GTGTCGCTGTCGGTACGGGATCTGACCGTCCACTATGGATCCTTCGCGGCGGTGAAGGACGCCCGGCTGGACATCGCCGACGGCGAGGTGCTGGCGCTGCTCGGCCCGTCCGGTTCGGGGAAGTCGACGCTGCTGCGGGCGATCACCGGGCTGGAGCCGCTGACGTCGGGCACCGTGCGGTGGGACGGCGAGGATCTCGCCGGTGTCCCGGTGCACCGGCGGGAGTTCGGTCTGGTCTTCCAGGACGGGCAACTGTTCCCGCACAAGGACGTCGCCTCGAACATCGCGTTCGGCCTGCGAATGCACGACGTGCCGCGCGCCGAGCACGCGGACCGCGTCCGTGCGCTGCTGGAGCTGGTCGGGCTCGTCGGCTACGAGCGGCGGAGGGTGACCGAGCTGTCCGGCGGGCAGGCGCAGCGCGTGGCGCTCGCCCGCGCGCTGGCGCCGGAGCCGCGGTTGCTGCTGCTGGACGAGCCACTGTCCGGTTTGGACGCCGGACTGCGGGAACAGCTGGCGATCGACCTCGCCGCCCTGTTGCGGCGCAGCAAGATCACCGCGCTGCTGGTCACGCACGATCAGGAAGAGGCGTTCACGCTCGCCGACCGCGTCGCCGTGCTCGAAGACGGCGAGATCCGGCAGGAGGGCGCGGTGCGCCGTGTCTGGCGGCAGCCGGTGGACGAGGGCGTGGCGCGATTCCTCGGCGTGACCACGTTCGTCGACGGGGAGGCTTCCGGCGGTGTGGTGCGGACGCCGCTCGGTGAGGTCGCGCTGCCCGACGTCGAGGACGGCGCGGTGCGGCTGGGACTGCGGCCGCATGGGCTCCGTGTGGCTCCGGACGGCGTCGAAGGCGAGGTCGTCGCCGTGGTGCACCGGCGGGAGCACGTCCGGCTCGTGGTCGCGCCCGACGGCGATCTGTCCACAGTGGACGCGGTCGCGCCGGTCACCGCCGACCTGCGTCCCGGGGACACCGTCCGGCTCGCTCTGGACCCGGACGGCGTCGCCCAACTCCGCGTTTAG
- a CDS encoding ABC transporter permease — MAHATRRLTSKPTFRGAGLAALAVLPLGFLVVFFAWPVAAIIGRGFGSGGVGTAIGNPLTWKLAGFTVASAGVSTIVAVLAGLPVAFLLARVRLPGVSLVRTLVLVPFVLPTVVVGLAFRALWPDGGLLPLVLANAFFNVAVVARTVSGLWSHLDPRTVDAARALGASPWRAFRSVTLPALAPAIASSAAVVFLFCATSFGVVLILGGAKYRTLETEIYLRTVQLLDLSGAAALSLVQFAAVVAALVVGALARRRRENAVRLRSRSETARRPRGGEWWAVTAGLAVIALLMTPIVALLIESVSTSDGWSLAGYEALAGQGSRNALQVSGWDAASMSLRTAFDATTLAMIVGVLASVVLVALRRTPGRLARGMGETMDAALMLPLGVSAVTVGFGYLVTLDALPGDLRTSPLLVPLAQALVIIPLIVRMVLPVLRSVDVRLRQAASTLGASPGRVWREIDLPLTARSLVAAAGFGYVVALGEFGATSFLARPDAPTLPVAVATLISRPGELNNQMAYAACALLMIVTVVAVVLIDRFGAVRGQNSVGEF, encoded by the coding sequence GTGGCGCACGCTACTCGAAGGCTGACTTCCAAGCCGACTTTCCGTGGAGCCGGGCTGGCCGCACTCGCCGTGCTGCCGCTCGGTTTCCTCGTGGTGTTCTTCGCCTGGCCGGTCGCGGCGATCATCGGGCGGGGCTTCGGCTCCGGCGGCGTCGGCACGGCCATCGGGAACCCGCTGACCTGGAAACTCGCGGGATTCACCGTCGCCAGCGCCGGGGTTTCGACGATCGTCGCGGTGCTCGCGGGACTGCCGGTCGCGTTCCTGCTCGCGCGGGTGCGGCTGCCGGGGGTTTCGCTGGTCCGGACACTCGTGCTGGTGCCGTTCGTGCTGCCGACCGTCGTGGTCGGCCTGGCGTTCCGCGCGCTCTGGCCCGATGGCGGGCTGCTTCCGTTGGTGCTGGCCAACGCCTTCTTCAACGTCGCCGTCGTCGCGCGCACGGTTTCCGGGCTGTGGAGCCATCTCGACCCGCGCACCGTGGACGCGGCCCGTGCGCTCGGCGCATCGCCGTGGCGTGCCTTCCGTTCGGTGACGCTGCCCGCGCTCGCACCGGCCATCGCATCCTCGGCCGCGGTGGTCTTTCTGTTCTGCGCCACCAGTTTCGGGGTCGTGCTCATCCTCGGCGGGGCGAAGTACCGCACGCTGGAGACCGAGATCTACCTGCGCACCGTCCAGCTACTCGACCTCTCCGGCGCGGCCGCGTTGTCGTTGGTGCAGTTCGCCGCCGTCGTCGCCGCGCTCGTCGTGGGCGCGCTCGCGAGGCGGCGCCGGGAGAACGCGGTGCGGTTGCGTTCGCGGAGCGAGACCGCGCGGAGGCCGAGGGGCGGCGAGTGGTGGGCGGTGACCGCCGGGCTCGCGGTGATCGCGCTCCTGATGACGCCGATCGTGGCGTTGCTGATCGAATCCGTGTCCACTTCGGACGGTTGGAGTCTCGCGGGGTACGAAGCGCTGGCCGGGCAAGGCTCCCGCAACGCGCTCCAGGTTTCGGGCTGGGACGCGGCGTCGATGTCCCTGCGGACGGCGTTCGACGCGACGACGCTCGCGATGATCGTCGGCGTGCTGGCCTCGGTCGTGCTGGTGGCGCTGCGCCGCACGCCCGGCAGGCTGGCGCGGGGCATGGGCGAGACGATGGACGCCGCGCTGATGCTGCCGCTGGGTGTGTCCGCGGTGACCGTCGGTTTCGGCTATCTCGTCACGCTCGACGCGCTGCCGGGCGATCTGCGGACGTCGCCGCTGCTGGTGCCGCTCGCGCAGGCGCTGGTGATCATCCCGCTGATCGTGCGGATGGTGCTGCCGGTACTGCGGTCGGTCGACGTCCGGCTGCGGCAGGCCGCGTCGACACTCGGCGCGAGCCCCGGCCGGGTGTGGCGCGAGATCGATCTCCCGCTGACGGCGCGTTCCCTGGTCGCGGCGGCAGGGTTCGGCTACGTGGTCGCGCTCGGCGAGTTCGGCGCGACGAGCTTCCTGGCCAGGCCGGACGCGCCGACGCTGCCGGTCGCCGTCGCGACGCTGATCTCGCGGCCGGGGGAGCTGAACAACCAGATGGCCTACGCGGCCTGCGCGCTGCTCATGATCGTGACCGTGGTGGCGGTGGTGCTGATCGACCGGTTCGGCGCGGTCCGCGGGCAGAATTCGGTAGGGGAGTTCTAG